The Actinomycetota bacterium sequence CGCGGCGCGGACGTGCGCGAGGCGCCCGTCGGCACCCTCGGTATGATGGCGTCGTGACGGACCTGCTCGACACCCCGGACTTCGACGACGTCGTCGCCGCATCGCTCGGCGAGGACCTCGGCGTGCCGCCCGAGACGTTCCGCGGCGGGGTCACGCCCGAGATCCCGCTGCTCGAGCGCGATGCGACTTCCGCATCCGTCATCCCGGCGGGCACGGCTTGGTCGGGGCGCATCGTCGCTCGCGAGGACGCGGTCGTGTGCGGCCTGCCCGGCGTCGAGCGCACCTACGCGCTCGTGTCGCGCGCAGCGGGCCTCGCCGAGCCGGTCGAGGTGTTCCCGCTCGTCGCCGAGGGCGCCCGTGTCGCCGCCGGCACGGCCGTGGCCGAGGTGAGCGGCGACGCCCGAGCGGTACTCGCGGGCGAGCGCACCGCGCTCAACCTGCTGATGACGCTGTCGGGCATCGCGACCGAGGCGCGGCGCTGGCAGGAGGAAGCGGGCGCGCTCGCGGTGGTCGACACCCGCAAGACGCTGCCGGGCCTGCGGCGACTCTCCAAGTACGCCGTGCGCGTCGGGGGCGCTCAGAACCACCGCACCGGGCTGTGGGACATGGTGCTCGTCAAGGACAACCATCTCCGGGCGGCCGGTGGCGCCGCGGCCGCGGTGCGCGCCGCCCGCGCCGCCCGTCCGGGACTGCTCGTGCAGGTCGAGGCGGACTCGCTCGGGGTCGCCGTTCAGGCCGCTCGTGCCGGCGCCGACCTCCTGCTGCTCGACAACATGGACGATGCTGCGCTCACCGAGGCGGCCGCGGCCGTGCGCGAGGCGGCCCGCGACGGCGTGGTGATCGAGGCGTCCGGTGGCATCCGCTTCGAGCGGCTGCGGGCGCTCGCGCGCACCGGCGTCGACCGCGTGTC is a genomic window containing:
- the nadC gene encoding carboxylating nicotinate-nucleotide diphosphorylase — its product is MLDTPDFDDVVAASLGEDLGVPPETFRGGVTPEIPLLERDATSASVIPAGTAWSGRIVAREDAVVCGLPGVERTYALVSRAAGLAEPVEVFPLVAEGARVAAGTAVAEVSGDARAVLAGERTALNLLMTLSGIATEARRWQEEAGALAVVDTRKTLPGLRRLSKYAVRVGGAQNHRTGLWDMVLVKDNHLRAAGGAAAAVRAARAARPGLLVQVEADSLGVAVQAARAGADLLLLDNMDDAALTEAAAAVREAARDGVVIEASGGIRFERLRALARTGVDRVSTSAITFARPRDFALDEG